The sequence CTTTTTGAACATCCGCGAGAACAGGAGCGCATCCTCGTAACCGATGGAGCGGGCAATCTCTCCGATGGTGCAGTCGGTTCGGGTGAGCAGTTCGCACGCTTTGGCCATACGGTAGCCCAGCAGGTACTGGCGCGGCGGCATGCCGACAACTTGCTTGAAGAGCGCAGATACATATTTGCGGTTAAGCTGCAGCATTTCGGACATCATTTCCATCGTGATATTCTCGTAGTAATGGGACTCTAAAAAATGCAGGCACTTCTCCACATGCTCGTTCTTGCGTCCTTGCACAGCGGAATCCTCGGCAGACGCAGGGACGGTGCGAAGAAGAACGGCCAGGAATTCGTACAGGATCGCCGTTAATGGCAAGTCGAGTGCGCCGCTGGTCGCGGCTGCCTCTGTCAGCCTGTCATAAAGTCCGTTCATCACCACGCCATCCATGGAAAAAACGGGATATTCGGGCGACAGGGTTGTTCTGGACAGAAGCGGCTTCACCCTTTCTCCCGTGAAGGCGATCCAGGAGTAGTGCCAAGGGTCGCTCTCATCGGCGGCGTAGGAGGCAACGACCCGGGGATAAGTCAGAAAGGCCTGTCCCGGGTACAGGATATGGGATTGTCCTCCCACCCTAACCTTGCCGGTCCCTTTATGGACGAAATGAATTTTATAGTATTCTCTGAAGCCGGGACCGAAGGTATGTCCGGGAGCGCATTGCTCTCGGCCCCAGAATAGGAGATGCAGATCCGGAGAGACACCGAATGGCTGCTCCGCGTTGTAATGAAAGATGGCCATATTTTGCGCTCCTTGCTTAGAAAATTAAGGTATAGCGGTCAAGCGCTTCACCACTTCATTATACCTTAAAGGCAACCGTAAATTGATCAATTGAAGTTAACGCGAATCGCAAGCAGGTCTGGAAGTGCAAGCACCCGCAAATCAAGCCGGTCGCCGTATTTGGGTGACGGAAGGTTTGCGGGTGCTTTTTTGGAATGAATATTTTGCAAAAAATAAAAACCGGCGTTCCAAACGGAGCCGGCGAACAGTTGATGAGACCTATTCTTGTATTCGGGTGCGGAAAGCTTAAGCTTCCATTTTCAGCATAACCAGCTCGTCAACAGGATTGCCCTCGACCAGATGCTCCTTAACGATACGCTGAACATCGTCGGTGGTCACATTGTAGTACCATACTCCGTCCGGATAGACAATGAGAAACGGGCCGTTGCCGCAAAGGCCAAGACAGCTGGTCTTGTTGATCTTAACCGTCTTATTGATCCCTTGTTCAACAAGCTCTTCCTTGAAAGCCTGCATAACCTCTTCTACGTCCTGGTTATTACAGTGCTCACTGCAACAAAACAGCAGATGTTTCTTTAAAACCTTAAGCCGCATGTTCATGGTTTTTCCTCCTTGGTTTGCGTTGCTTTTATTTACACCTTTAGCATGAAGTATAGTCCTTTTGTTATCGTTTGTAAGGAAAAAGGAGTGAGTGTTCCAAAAGATTCAATAATCTGAAAATTATTTCACATATTACGTAATATATAATAACGCGACTATGACTTGTGATGGATTTTTTGACGAATTTTTATCATATTACAGTTTCTTTTCTGTTTAGAAATTATTTTTGAGGATTCTTCTTAGTGGCCGCTGCTTCACCGTTTATTCGCAATTGATTTGGTTAAGTAAGCTATGAGTAATTTAATCTAAAATTTAAATAATTTCAGGAGGTAATCGTTATGAATAAGAGGATTGTGGGCGTCTTTACGAACGAGCACGATGCGTCTAATGCGATCGGGGATTTAAAGAGTCATGGTTTTCGAACAGAGGATATCTCCGTGATTGCGAGAAATAAAGAGGATATGAGGACAATCAGCGAAGAAACGGGAACGAGAGCTATCGGAGGGATGGCTTCAGGAGCGGCGGCGGGCGGCCTGCTCGGCGGAGTCACCGGACTGCTCGCCGGTATTGGCGCGCTGGCAATCCCGGGTATTGGGCCGATCATTGCGGCAGGTCCCATTGCAGCGGCGTTGACCGGTGCGGTTGTGGGCGCCGGAACCGGCGGTTTTGTCGGCGGGCTGATCGGTCTTGGCATTCCGGAGGATGAAGCGGAAACCTACAATTTTCATGTGGATGAAGGTTGTATTCTGGTTATTGTCGATGCGGATACCTCTCAGGAGAACGAAGTCTATGAAATTTTTCGAATGCGGAACTCACGGAACAGCTATCATTATGTAGATAGTGATACGATGCCTGACAGCATGATGACTGACGACTCAATAGTCAATGATCCGATAAATGACAGATGGGCTACGGGGTCTGTTGATAGCGCATTCAATGGATTCGGTCTTACGGGTACAGATGACATGAATAAGGAACGCAAGCAGCGTCCGCACGATAATCTGCCGGTCCTTCATAAAGAAATCGGTGATTGAAGGGCGCGGCAGCGTGACATTTTGACAGCCGAACCGGCCCGCGTGGCAGAAGAGACACATCTATGTATAATAAGTGTTAAGAGACTTTATAAGAGAAACAAAGTGGAGATAGGCCTAAAAAGCGAAGAGCGGTCTCTCGAGCCTGAAAGGGCCCGGAGGGCCGCTCTTGTCTGCGAATGATACATAAGGGGAAGATGAAGTTGAGAATTGAAGCATTGCAGCCTGACCGGCTGGCGGAGTTCGGTGCCTACTGCAAGAAACATAGAAGTGAGATCGATGAGTCGTTTCTGTACGACGAGGATTTGAATGGCTTTCAGCCCGGTCCGGAAAATCCTGCCTACATCGCCGTTAACTCGGAGGGAAAGCTGACAGCGGCTGCTTCACTTATTGTGGATGATTACAACCGGAGAGGACGAAAGGGCCGCTTCAGAATATTTCATTCGGAAACGGAAGACATGAAAGTATTTGAAATGCTGTTAGCGGCTGTGCTTAAGCATACGGAGGGACTGGACAAGTTAAATATTTTTGTGCCATCGGTCAACCCGGAGCTGATGCGGGCTTTGGAGAAGCTGCATTTTGTAGTGGAGCGATATGCCTGCCTGCTCGTAAATGGCTGCCGGGAGACGGCGGCATTCAGCCTGCCGGATGGATATGTAATCCGCCCTTTCCGTCCGGAAAGCGATGCGGAAATTTGGAGCGGAATCCGAAACGCGGGATTCGCCAAGCTTCAGGGCAGCGAAACGCCCGTTACACCTGAGATGGTGCTGAAGATGGCTGCCGGGGAAGATTATATTGACGGCGGAATGATGATCCTGTATGACGGGGACAAGCCTGCGGGCATTGTCAGGGGAAGCGCAGACCAGTATGAAGGTTCGCCGATCATGAATATTGGGCCGCTCGCACTCCTTCCGGAATACCAGGGGAAAGGGCTGGGGAGAATTCTGCTGCGAGCCGCCCTGCAATTTGCCAAGGAAAAAGGCTATACGGGAACCATTCTGTGCGTTAACGCCGAAAATGAGCGGGCAAAGGCATTGTATCTTCAGGAGGGCTTCGAACAAGCCGAATCCGCAATATGCTATAAATTTGAGCTGCTAGGCGTTTAATTTCGGTAAGCAAGCAGGCGGCTGTGCATGAAGAAGACCGTGCCTCTCTACTTGAGAGCGGGCACGGTCTTCGTTTGCTGCAATATGGAATGATTTACAGGGAAGCAACCTTCTTGCCCGCAGTTCCTTGCGGGATGTTCTTGCCAGGAAGGAAATGGATGCTGCGGATGTAGCGGATCGTCCGGCTTTGCGCCCGCATGATGACGGAATGCGTCTCAGCGCGATCCTT is a genomic window of Paenibacillus durus ATCC 35681 containing:
- a CDS encoding general stress protein is translated as MNKRIVGVFTNEHDASNAIGDLKSHGFRTEDISVIARNKEDMRTISEETGTRAIGGMASGAAAGGLLGGVTGLLAGIGALAIPGIGPIIAAGPIAAALTGAVVGAGTGGFVGGLIGLGIPEDEAETYNFHVDEGCILVIVDADTSQENEVYEIFRMRNSRNSYHYVDSDTMPDSMMTDDSIVNDPINDRWATGSVDSAFNGFGLTGTDDMNKERKQRPHDNLPVLHKEIGD
- a CDS encoding AraC family transcriptional regulator: MAIFHYNAEQPFGVSPDLHLLFWGREQCAPGHTFGPGFREYYKIHFVHKGTGKVRVGGQSHILYPGQAFLTYPRVVASYAADESDPWHYSWIAFTGERVKPLLSRTTLSPEYPVFSMDGVVMNGLYDRLTEAAATSGALDLPLTAILYEFLAVLLRTVPASAEDSAVQGRKNEHVEKCLHFLESHYYENITMEMMSEMLQLNRKYVSALFKQVVGMPPRQYLLGYRMAKACELLTRTDCTIGEIARSIGYEDALLFSRMFKKVQGCSPKSYREGHVNLTL
- a CDS encoding GNAT family N-acetyltransferase, with amino-acid sequence MRIEALQPDRLAEFGAYCKKHRSEIDESFLYDEDLNGFQPGPENPAYIAVNSEGKLTAAASLIVDDYNRRGRKGRFRIFHSETEDMKVFEMLLAAVLKHTEGLDKLNIFVPSVNPELMRALEKLHFVVERYACLLVNGCRETAAFSLPDGYVIRPFRPESDAEIWSGIRNAGFAKLQGSETPVTPEMVLKMAAGEDYIDGGMMILYDGDKPAGIVRGSADQYEGSPIMNIGPLALLPEYQGKGLGRILLRAALQFAKEKGYTGTILCVNAENERAKALYLQEGFEQAESAICYKFELLGV
- a CDS encoding (2Fe-2S) ferredoxin domain-containing protein; the encoded protein is MNMRLKVLKKHLLFCCSEHCNNQDVEEVMQAFKEELVEQGINKTVKINKTSCLGLCGNGPFLIVYPDGVWYYNVTTDDVQRIVKEHLVEGNPVDELVMLKMEA